The genomic stretch GCCTCTGACGTGTATGTAtccatgtgtatatatatatctatccTGACCTTCATCTCCCGCTGCGTCAGGCCGGCTGCGCCGCCGTGGCCGGGCTGCTGCACTTCTTCCTCCTGGCAGCATTTAGCTGGACGTGTCTGGAGGGCATTCAGATCCTCCTGCTGGTCCTGGTCTCTAAGGTGGACTTCAAAACCCTCTTCATGATGGCAGGCGGCTACGGAGTCCCGGCCGTTATTGTTGCCGTCTCTGCGGCGGTTAAAGGCGACGGATACGGCACCAGGAGACAGTAAGTGGTGCtgatttggtatttttgtttgctttatttggTCGATAAAGTGTCAGCGTGTTTTTGCAGCTGTTGGTTAAACGTGAATCTGATCTGGAGTTTCTTCGGCCCCGCCGGCGTCTTCATCACTGTGAGTGAGACAAGAGAAAAACTACGTCTTCAGCTGACATCAgtgcttttcttaaaaaaaaagaacttcatCGACGTTTTCTTTCAGGTAAACTTTTTGGTCTTTCTCGTCACTGTGTGGAAACTGGCACAGAAGCTGTCGACTCTCAGCCCCCAAACGGACCATCTGCTCAAAATCAAGTTAGTCACAAATAACAATTACACAAAACCCGAcgcatttaacaaaaaaacacgtGCACCTGTCCCAACCGCTCcggaggacttttattttgacaatatttatgacattttcaaaataaattgattcagaaaagacacaaattggtCATTAATATTCCCCAGAACCgagaaatgaagtgtttgatgctcaaaatttcctggaaaaagaccaaaacccccaaatttatttaaaatcggggaacaaaattatttatacagtatattgcttttttcctctttgaggagattctaggattttggacatttctaagaatttaAGACgcttcaaggatttttggacatttgtcagatttaaaacatttttaggattttatgacatttgtcggatttaagggcatttctaggattttggaacatttctaggactttaaaatgttttaaggattttaggacatttgtaagatttcgGTTTAAGGTTATGACTGTTACTAAccacatttactcaagtacaaatctgaggtacctgtactttacttgagtattttccttacatgttattttatactt from Plectropomus leopardus isolate mb unplaced genomic scaffold, YSFRI_Pleo_2.0 unplaced_scaffold23588, whole genome shotgun sequence encodes the following:
- the LOC121966218 gene encoding adhesion G protein-coupled receptor E4-like, encoding AGCAAVAGLLHFFLLAAFSWTCLEGIQILLLVLVSKVDFKTLFMMAGGYGVPAVIVAVSAAVKGDGYGTRRHCWLNVNLIWSFFGPAGVFITVNFLVFLVTVWKLAQKLSTLSPQTDHLLKIKLVTNNNYTKPDAFNKKTRAPVPTAPEDFYFDNIYDIFKIN